acatgaaCTCGGCACGAGAGGCACTCGTGGGCGTCGACGTCTGTATGCGGCTGCTCGTCTACACGCTCGACTTCTCAATTGCCCCCATCATCTCGGCCAGAGCCTTGTCCGCTGCCTCCTTGGAGGACAGTCGCATCACGAAGTTCTCCGGGAAtccctcctcgtcatcggtGAAGTCCTTGAAGGCGGACCACACAAGAATCTTTTCACCCTGCTTGTGCTTCGTCACCTTCATGCCCTTCACGAGGtagtgctgcgccgccagcttGCCAACGCCCTCCCGACGGAAGACGAACATGTACTTGGACGTGTTATCCTTGC
Above is a window of Leishmania mexicana MHOM/GT/2001/U1103 complete genome, chromosome 13 DNA encoding:
- a CDS encoding putative Ran-binding protein 1 encodes the protein MSKTDENGNELMEIEEVAVSDGGAARFAAVDVKSGEERFNVIWQDTGKLMRFDEGENQWKERGQGTAKVLQRKDNTSKYMFVFRREGVGKLAAQHYLVKGMKVTKHKQGEKILVWSAFKDFTDDEEGFPENFVMRLSSKEAADKALAEMMGAIEKSSV